The [Flavobacterium] thermophilum genome has a segment encoding these proteins:
- the yjoA gene encoding DinB family has protein sequence MSRAQQWVQYFLSHRHVTMELIHKIDEAHYDYKPTPTSMTAKQLATHMLFSFYNFANTAKHGDPSLFRQKIEESETNLAKLAESYTEKTKQLIESMRDDDFDRTLDLTSIFGIQIPAKQLLQMAMDHEIHHKGQLFVYVRGMGHMDLPLFVKRG, from the coding sequence ATGTCCCGCGCACAACAATGGGTGCAATATTTCCTTTCCCACCGCCATGTCACGATGGAATTGATCCACAAAATCGACGAGGCGCATTATGATTACAAACCGACGCCGACCTCGATGACAGCAAAGCAGCTGGCGACACATATGCTGTTCAGCTTCTACAATTTCGCCAACACGGCGAAACACGGCGATCCATCGCTGTTCCGGCAAAAAATCGAGGAATCGGAGACGAATTTGGCCAAGCTGGCGGAGTCGTATACGGAAAAAACGAAGCAGCTCATCGAATCGATGCGCGATGACGACTTCGACCGAACGCTCGATTTAACATCGATTTTCGGCATTCAAATTCCAGCCAAGCAGTTGTTGCAAATGGCAATGGATCACGAAATTCATCATAAAGGTCAGCTGTTCGTCTACGTCCGCGGCATGGGGCATATGGACTTGCCGCTGTTTGTGAAGCGCGGTTAA